TCACCAGATGCTAATAAGGCAGGCATTAAGGCTGGCGAATTAATTAAGACAATCGCACCAAGCATTGGCGGTGGCGGTGGTGGCCGTCCTGATATGGCTCAAGCTGGTGGTAAAAATGCTGCTGGAATTCAGGGTGCATTTACCGAAGTTTCGGCATTCTTAGCAAATAAGTAACTTGTTTGTAACTTGATTGATGTGATTATAGCGTAGTATAATGAGTGAATAAACAAGGCAGTATGGAGATGATTTCTAAAGAAAGGAGCGTGTACTATGACAGTAGGAGATGAAACAGCAATATTTGATTTTGGTAATCAAATGCCAAAAGATATCCATGAAACACTTGAGATTGTATATAGTTCACTGGAAGAAAAGGGCTATAATCCAATTAACCAAATAGTTGGTTACTTGATGTCTGGCGATCCTGCCTATATCCCACGTTTAAATGACGCACGTAATCTGATTAAACGTCATGAGCGTGATGAAATTATTGAAGAACTTGTACACGCCTATTTGAAAAAATAATGCGCATATTAGGGTTAGATGTTGGTAGTCGAACAGTTGGTGTATCGGTTAGTGATCCGATGGGGTGGACAGCACAAGGTGTTGAAATCATCCGCATCAATGAGGACGATAAAGAGTTTGGCATTGATCGTTTGGGAGAAATTATCAAAGAGAAAAACGCGACAGGTATTGTTCTCGGTTTGCCAAAAAATATGAATAATAGTGAGGGACCACGTGCAGAAGCAGCTCGAAACTATGCCAAGTTGGTTGAGGAAAACTTCGGCTTGCCGACTGACTTTCAGGATGAACGGTTAACTACGGTGGAAGCTGAGCGTATGCTCATTGAAGAAGCTAATGTGTCACGCAAAAAGCGAAAAAAAGTTATTGATAAAATAGCGGCTGAATTTATTTTACAAAATTATTTAGATTCGAAAGGTAAGTTAACCAAGTAGGATAAAAGCCTTGTCCCTATACGGAACAAGGCTTTTATTGTATAATGAACTTATGACATTTAATAAGGAAAAAAAGATGAGCGAAAATAACGCAGAAACACAAAAAATTACGTTAATTGATGAAAGTGGCGATGAAGCACTATATGAAGTGCTATTCACATTCCATTCAGATGAGTACAATAAAGATTACATTTTGTTAGTACCCGAAGGTATTGAAGATGATGAAGAAGTTGACATTCAAGCTTACATTTTTAATCCCGATGAAAATGGCGATGCAACAGAAGAAGAGTTAGTTCAAATTGAAGATGATAAAGAATGGGATATGGTTGAAGAAGTCTTGAACACATTCCTTGAAGATGATTCTAATTTTAGTTGAATTTTATAAGTTATTAAAAATATTCATGATGAAAAGTTATGGGTATTTTTTATTTTAGTTAAAAATATTCAAATTACTTTCTTCATAGCTTATCAAGTGATAAACTATATAAGATAGAAACTATCTAATTTAGATTGGTTTAAATATTTGAGTTAGGCATGTCGAACGTTCAGTCATGTCAGTGGAGGAATAGTTATGGTTACGTTAGTGGGCATTCTTGATTTGGCCCGTTTTCAATTTGCAATGACAACGATTTTTCATTTTTTCTTTGTACCGATGTCAATTGGTCTTGGAGTAGTTGTCGCTTTAATGGAAACAATGTATGTTATCAAAAAAGACGAAGTTTACAAGAAAATGGCACAATTTTGGAGCAAAATTTTCTTGTTAAGCTTTGCTGTTGGTGTTGTAACCGGTATTATTCAAGAATTTCAGTTTGGAATGAACTGGTCTGAATACTCTCGTTATGTTGGTGATATTTTTGGCGCCCCATTAGCGATTGAGGCTTTAGTTGCATTTTTTGCTGAATCATCGTTCATTGGATTATGGTCATTTACATGGGATCGCTTTAAACCAGCAATTCACGTGATATTTATATGGATTGTTGCTTTTGCATCAAGTTTGTCGGCCTTATGGATATTGGCTGCCAATTCATTCATGCAAAATCCTGTCGGTTATGCAATTGATAATAACATGGGGCGCGCTGAGCTAACCAGCATAGGTGCATTGTTAACCAACAAACAACTGTGGATTGAATTTCCTCACGTTATTGTTGGTACGTTAGTTACAGGTGGCTTTATCGTTGCTGGTATGTCGGCTTTCAAATTACTAAAACTTAAAAAGAATGATCCTCAAATCGATTTTTTCCGCAAATCAATTAACATTGCTCTATTTGTCGGCCTAATAGGTGTTGGTGGCGCTTTGTATACAGGTGATCAGCATGCCTTCGAATTACAATCTATGCAACCAATGAAATATGCAGCCATGGAAGGCGTTGATGAAACAATCGATTCTTCAAAGCGTGCTGATAAGGCACAACCATGGTCATTAATTTCTGTTACAAATCCTAAAACACATAAAGTAATTGCAAGGGTCGAAGTGCCATATGCCTTGTCCATTTTGGGAAATCATTCCTTGACAGGTGGTAAAACTGTAGGAACAACAGAGTTAAACAAAGAATTTGAAAAGAAATATGGTAAGACACACGATGGAATCAAGGATTATTATGTGCCAGAAAATACACTGTTTTATGCCTTTCGTGTGATGGCAATGGGGGCTGGATTACTTGGCCTTGTTGCTGTTGTAGCCCTATGGTTCAATCGTAAAAAAACCGATTTAATTCTAACGCAACGTTGGTTTTTATGGGTGCTAGGAATTATGACTTTCTTCCCATTTGTTGTGAACACAGCCGGATGGCTCGTAACAGAATTAGGGCGTTATCCTTGGGTTGTCTACGGACTGATGACTATTGCTGACGCTGTATCACCCAATGTTTCGACCGCTTCGTTGCTTATTTCAAACATTATTTATTTCTTGACGTTTGCTGCACTTGGCGGTGTGATGATTTGGTTGTCCCGTCGTGCATTACATGCTGGTCCTGATGCTGAAAAAGAAGCAGAATTATCACCACGAGATCCATACGAGGATTTAGCAGGAAGTGAGGAGAAAGCATAATGAGTTTCTTACAAATTACTTGGTTTGTTTTGATTGCAATATTATGGTCAGGATTTTTTTTCTTAGAAGGTTATGATTTTGGTATAGGCATGCAATTCGTTTTCAATTCCCGTAATCAAAAAGATCGACAAGCACTTTATGAAGCTATTGGTCCTCATTGGGATGCTAACGAGGTTTGGTTAATTACAGCTGGAGGGGCCATGTTTGCGGCTTTTCCATACTGGTATGCATCATTATTCTCAGGATTTTATTTGTTATTGTTTATCGTATTGATGGCTTTGATTTATCGTGGTGTTTCATTCGAGTTTCGTGAACATATGCCAACAATACAAGGATCACAAATTTGGGAGCGCTTGATAGCCATTTCTTCGTTTATTGCGCCATTTTTCCTAGGAATGATTTTTACAGCAATGGTATCTGGTATGCCAATGGATGCTAAGGGAAACCTATCGGCTGGATTTTTTGACTATGTGACACCGTTTACACTTGTTGGTGGTATTGCTGTAACCTTGATGAGTTATGTGCATGGCTTGAATTATACACGACTGCGTATTATCGGTGATATTCGCACAAGAGCAATGGCACAATTGAAACTTCTATATCCAATTTTGTTGGCTGGAGAAGCACTATTTGCAATTTTGCTGTTCTTCTACACGGATTTTTTCCAAACTAAATTGTTATGGACATTAATTATACTAGCGGCAATTGTCTTATCCACAGTTATTGGTTGGTATTTAACGGTTAACAAGAAAAAAGAAGTTTTCCCATTTATTTTATCTGGTTTGACTTTGGTTGAGGTAGTTGTCTTAATATTTGTTGGCCTATTTCCACGTTTAATGGTAGCTAGCAATCCGCTACACAGTTTAAAAATTATTAATGCATCGTCATCGCCATATACATTAAAAGTGATGTCATTTGTTGTATTAACAGCTTTACCATTGACATTAGGATATCAAATATGGAGTTTCTGGGTTTTCCGTAAGCGTATTGTAGCTGATAAGGTAGTTGAATAATAATTCTAAAAACGTTTACAATTGATTGTAGGCGTTTTTTTATTTAAGGAGAGTGTTTTGCAGGGTATTGTTATGGAGATAGCAAACTGTTGTTTAACACATATAAAAATATGATAGATAAAAGACTTTTTGCGTTACCAGGTATTATTAGTTCTTTAGTAATCTTGGTTATTTTGACAGGAATTCAAGCATTTTCGATTATATTCCAAGGGGTTTTCTTGGCTCGAGCAATTACTGATTTATGGCAAGGTAAAAGCATTGACCAAACACTCATTAATGTATTGTTTTTTGCGTTTTCTTTTGTGATGAGACAGTTATTGATTGTGTTAAAAAATAACTATATGTCGAAATTTGCTGATCATACAGTGGAAAATTATCGTATTCAATTGTTGGCTAAGTATGCCGAAATTGGCCCTAGTATTATTAAACAATCAGGAACAGGAAATGCAGTTACAATACTAGGTGCGGGACTGGATAATATTAAAAACTATTTTCAACTACTACTGATTAAAGTTTTTGATTTGAGTATTATTCCTTGGTTAATTCTGCTATATATTGCCTATCTTAAGTGGGAACAAGGACTATTTTTATTGCTAGTATTTCCAGTGGTTATTTTGTTTTTCATCATTTTGGGCTTAGCAGCACAAAGTAAAGCTGATGCAGAGTTTGCTAATTTTAAGAACTTAAATAATCGTTTTGTAGATGCTTTGCGAGGCCTGCCAACCTTGAAGCAACTAGGTTTGTCGCAATCATATGGTGACGAAATTTATAATATTTCAGAAGATTATCGAAAAACAACCATGCGAACGTTGAGAATTGCGATTACATCAACGTTTGCGCTTGATTTTTTTACTACTTTATCAGTTGCAATTGTTGCTGTGTTTTTGGGAATGGATTTAATGAACGCCAGAATGGCACTCTTCCCAGCATTGACAATTTTGATTTTAGCACCAGAATATTTTCTTCCTTTGCGTAATTTTGCTGATGATTATCACGCAACTTTGAATGGTAAAAATTCACTAACTGATGTTTTGGAAGTTATTGATACCAAAATTGTCGGGCCACAAGATGAACTTCAATTAAATAAATGGCAAGCAGAGAGTGAATTGTCATTGAATGCTGTGCAGTTTTCTTACGACTCAAAAGTTACCCTGAAAAATATTTCGTTGCACGCTAAAGGTTATCAAAAAATTGCTTTGGTTGGTGAAAGTGGCTCTGGTAAATCTACACTACTAAGTATTTTGGGAGGCTTTCTACAGCCTGATCAAGGAACGATAAATATCAATGGACAGGAAATCAAACATTTAACACAACAGCAGTGGCAAAAACAGTTTTTTTATATGCCACAAACGCCTTATATTTTTCATGAATCGTTACGTGATAATATTAGGTTTTATGCACCAAGCGCTAGTGACAAAGCAATCAGTGAAGCTGTTGAAAAAGCAGGTTTATCCAGTTTGATTGATGAATTGCCAGCAGGGTTGAATACAGTAATTGGTGAAAGTGGGCGTCAACTATCTGGCGGGCAGGCGCAGCGTGTAGCCTTAGCAAGAATGTTGCTAGATTCATCCCGTAAGGTGCTCCTTTTTGATGAACCAACGGCTCATTTAGATATTGAAACTGAAATTGATTTAAAGAGAACTATGTCAACTATCTTGGACAAGCATTTAGTTTTTTTCGCAACACATCGGTTACACTGGTTAGATCAAATGGATTTAGTTATTGTGATACGTGAAGGGCGTATTGTGGAAACTGGTGTGCCTAGTGTCTTGCTAGCTGATACCAACAGTGCTTTGAATGCGCTGCGTCATGAATTGCATAAAGGTGGTCTGAAATGAAGCGATTGAAAAAATTATTGTCACACGACAGATGGATTCTTCCGTCCTTTCGTCAACAAAAATCTGGCCTTTTTTGGTCGATATTTTTGAATTTTATGATTACTTTTGCCGCTGGTGCATTAATGTTTGTATCCGGATTTCTAATTTCTCGTTCTGCACAGCATCCTTCTAATATTCTCATTATTTACGTTCCAATCGTGCTGACACGTGCATTTGGAATTGCGCGTCCAGTTTTTCGTTATGCACAGCGTTTGGTGTCGCACAATTGGGTATTACGTGTCGTTTCGAAAACACGCAAGCGTTTATACGAAAGTGCGGCCAGCACGGCTAGCAGTATTCGAGGACAACTGCAAACAGGTGAAGTGCTTAGTTTACTTGCTGACGATTTAGAGCACTTACAAAATCTATATCTTAGAACGATTTTTCCATTGGGTTCAGGTATGGTATTGTACCTTTTTCTCACAATAGCAATTGGCTCAATTAATTGGTTATTCATGTTGTGGTGGTTTGTTATGTTGGCTGTTATCTTGGTTGTTGTGCCGTTGTTGAGTTTGACAATGAACTATAAAGGTGTGCAACAACAAAAAAAATTACAGCAAAGCCTTTATACAGATGCAACAGATGCTATTTTAGGTTTGCAAGATTGGGTGCTATCAGGGCGACAAGAGGATTTGGTACAAAATCAAGGCGAAACAATGTCAAAATTGGCTCATGTTAAGAACCAAAGTATGAAATTTGGCTGGTGGCGAGATTTTGTTATTCAAGTTTTAGTATTGGCACTGACTATAACAACCTTAATGTGGGCAACCAATCAGTTTTCTGGTAGTGCAAGTACAGTTAATTACATTGCGGCTTTCACACTTGCAATATTTCCTCTGATTGATAGCTTTATTGCTGTGAATCAAGGTGTAAGTGAGTCCTCATTCTACGAAGATAGCATTGTGCGGTTAAATGATTTACCAGAACCAACCTTGTTACAGGAGACTAGACACACAACTAACTCAGCAGTAATTAATTTTAATCAAGTCACATTTAAGTATGGGGACAAAACAATTGTTGATAATTTGTCATTTGAAGTTCAGCCCAAACAAAAAATTGCGTTACTTGGTCGTTCAGGTGCAGGGAAAACAACTTTACTAAAGCTTTTGGCAGGTGATATCCAATCATCTTTGGGTGAAGTAACAATCGATGAAACGCCAGTCCAGAACTTACAAGGGAATATGTCTAGTTTGGTGGCTGTGTTGGATCAACAGGCGTATTTATTTGATACAACGATTATGAACAACGTGCGTATGGGAAACATTCATGCCACTGATGAGCAAGTTCAAAAATCAATTGAGCAAGCTGGGCTACAGCCACTAATCAATTCATTACCCAATGGATACCATACACAAATGCAGGAAGCAGGAACACGCTTTTCTGGTGGAGAACGGCAAAGATTTGCCTTAGCACGAATCATGCTGCAAGATGCGCCAATTGTGGTGCTAGATGAACCAACAGTATCACTAGATCCCAAAACAGAGTACGAGGTTTTATCCCAAATATTTTCAGTTCTCAAAGATCGAACAATTATTTGGGTCACACATCATTTGACAGGAATCGAAAATGTTGATAAAGTTTACTTTTTAGAGAATGGAAAATTCACGTTGAGCGGTTCACCAGCTGAATTGCATCAAACTTCAGCAAGATTTAAACAATTATTACTCATGGATCAATATTAATGGCGAAAAAAAAGCGAAGAAGATCAAAAAAAGGATTACAAAAACAGCGATTACGTGTGTTGTGTGGTTTGCTAGTTGCATTGGTTATTTTGGCTGCCATCACATCCAACACTGCGATTTATGAAAGGCCTCAAAACAATCAAATCAGTACAAACAGTGCGGAAGCAAAGAAGGTTGCTTGGATTAATGAATTAGCGCCATATGCTCGTGAATTGCAAGAAAAATATGGGGTCCTTGCATCAATTAGCATTGCGCAAGCTATCTTAGAGTCTGACTGGCATACAAGTACCTTGTCAACAAAGTATAATAATCTATATGGCATTAAAGCGGATGCAGGACAAAAAAGTGCGGTATTACCAACGCAAGAGTATGTTAATGGTGAGTGGATCACCATTCAAGGACGTTTTGCGGCTTATGATAGTTGGCAAGAAAGCATGAAGGCACATGCAAAACTACTTCATGGTGGTACGAGTTGGAATGCAAAACAATATCAACATGTTTTGGACGCAGATGATTATGCTTCGGCTGCCAAAGCCTTAACGCAGGATGGTTATGCGACAGATCCTAATTACGCTAAAAAGTTAATTACAATTATTCAAACTTGGCATTTGGAAAGATTTGATGCAACAAAAAAGTAGACTGACGTCTACTTTTTTGTGTTTTTAAAATGTAAATTCGTGCGGGAAAATACCCATCATTAAACTGTCATGGTATTCTCCTTCAGCAAAAAAATGTTGACGGAGAGTACCTTCAGGAATGAAACCAATTTTTTTATAAATGTGGATAGCTGCCGAATTATTCACATCAACATACAAGTAAACTTTATGCATATTCAGTACAGTGAAAGCATATTCTATTCCTGCTCTCATAGCAGCTTGTGCATAACCATGACCTTGGAACTCAGAATGGATAATGATTTGAATTTCTGTGTGTCTGTGTAGCGTATCGATATCCATTAATTCAACGACACCGATAAAACGATCGTTCTCTTCCACAACAAAACGGCGTTCAGTTTGATCTAAAATATGACGATCGTAAAGAATTTGTAATTCATCAAAAGATGTATAGGGTTCTTCAAACCATAATGCCATCACTTTACGTGAATTTTCTTGTTCGTAAATATAAGGGAGATCTCTTTTTTCAAGTGGTCTTAATTTCATAAAATGCTTCTTTCCTTCAATATGTTTTTACTAGTAATTACGATTATCATTTTATCATTGATATGGGGCGTGCGCGTAAAAATGTTGGAATAACAATGGAAATATGTTTGGAAGAGCCATTAGAGTTATTACATGAAAAATGGTAAAATAAAGGAAGTTATTTTTACAAGTAAGGACATAAAAATGCCAATTGAAACCCTAATTCAAGGAATGAATGATAAACAGTCAGAGGCTGTTCAAACCACTGAAGGGCCATTATTAATTATGGCTGGCGCTGGTTCTGGTAAGACTCGTGTTTTGACACATCGTATCGCCCATTTGGTGCAAGATAAAAATGTATACCCATGGCGTATTTTGGCAATTACATTTACTAACAAGGCAGCCCGTGAAATGCGTGAACGTATTGCGCAACTGGTTGATCCGGAAATTGCAAGAGAAATTTGGGTCTCAACATTTCACGCTATGGCCGTGCGAATTTTACGTCGAGATGGCGAGAGAATTGGCCTAGCACGCAATTTTACAATTATCGATACAAGTGCCCAACGCACGTTAATGAAGCGGGTTATTAACGATCTGAACTTAGATACTAATCAATATGACCCACGCACAATTTTAGGCACAGTTTCCAATGCTAAGAATGATATGTTGACAGCTAAGGCTTATGCTAAGCAGGCTGGCAATGTATATGAGGAAACGGTCGCTGAAGTGTATGCCGCATATCAAGCGGAGCTACGTCGCGCTCAGAGCGTTGATTTTGATGACCTGATTATGTCGACGATTGATTTATTCAAACAGGCGCCAGATGTTCTGGAACGGTATCAAAATCAGTTTGAATACTTGCATGTTGACGAATATCAAGATACCAATGATGCGCAATATACGATTGTTAACTTATTGGCGAAACGTTCACGTAATTTGGCTGTTGTAGGTGATGCAGATCAGTCTATTTATGGTTGGCGTGGTGCCAACATGAATAATATTTTAAACTTCGAAAAAGACTATCCAGACGCTCACACAGTTTTGCTTGAACAAAACTATCGTTCAACTCAAAATATTTTAGATGCAGCGAATGCAGTTATCAATAATAATAATGAGCGCATCGACAAAAGCCTTTGGACTGAAAATGGCAAAGGCGATAAGATTACTTACTATCGCGCGCAAACAGAACGTGACGAAGCTAACTTTGTCTTGGCCAACATTCAAAAATCACGCCAAGAGAAGAATGCGGCATACAGTGATTTTGCAGTATTATATCGTACGAACGCGCAGTCACGAGGTATTGAAGAAGCACTTGTGAAAGCTAATATGCCATACACTATGGTTGGTGGACATAAGTTCTATGAGCGTAAAGAGATTCTTGATATCATGTCATACATGAATCTGATGACAAATCCGGCTGATAATGCGGCGTTTGAAAGAGTAGTTAATGAACCTAAGCGTGGTATTGGTGCAACATCGATTAATCGGTTACGGGATTTTGCCAATCGAATGAATTTGTCTTATATGGGGGCAATTGAAAATATTGAATTAGCACCAGAAATTACAGCTAAGGCAGCTTCAAAATTAATTCAGTTTGCTGAAATGATGCACAATTTGCGTCAACAAACTGAGTTTTTAACTGTGACAGAACTTGCTGAATTAGCGATGACAAAATCTGGCTATCGTCAAAAGCTAGCCGAGAAAAATGATCCTGAAAGCCAAGGTCGTCTAGAAAACTTGGAAGAATTTTTGTCA
The Leuconostoc suionicum genome window above contains:
- a CDS encoding IreB family regulatory phosphoprotein, translating into MTVGDETAIFDFGNQMPKDIHETLEIVYSSLEEKGYNPINQIVGYLMSGDPAYIPRLNDARNLIKRHERDEIIEELVHAYLKK
- a CDS encoding glycoside hydrolase family 73 protein; the protein is MAKKKRRRSKKGLQKQRLRVLCGLLVALVILAAITSNTAIYERPQNNQISTNSAEAKKVAWINELAPYARELQEKYGVLASISIAQAILESDWHTSTLSTKYNNLYGIKADAGQKSAVLPTQEYVNGEWITIQGRFAAYDSWQESMKAHAKLLHGGTSWNAKQYQHVLDADDYASAAKALTQDGYATDPNYAKKLITIIQTWHLERFDATKK
- a CDS encoding GNAT family N-acetyltransferase is translated as MKLRPLEKRDLPYIYEQENSRKVMALWFEEPYTSFDELQILYDRHILDQTERRFVVEENDRFIGVVELMDIDTLHRHTEIQIIIHSEFQGHGYAQAAMRAGIEYAFTVLNMHKVYLYVDVNNSAAIHIYKKIGFIPEGTLRQHFFAEGEYHDSLMMGIFPHEFTF
- the ruvX gene encoding Holliday junction resolvase RuvX, whose protein sequence is MRILGLDVGSRTVGVSVSDPMGWTAQGVEIIRINEDDKEFGIDRLGEIIKEKNATGIVLGLPKNMNNSEGPRAEAARNYAKLVEENFGLPTDFQDERLTTVEAERMLIEEANVSRKKRKKVIDKIAAEFILQNYLDSKGKLTK
- the cydC gene encoding thiol reductant ABC exporter subunit CydC, which codes for MKRLKKLLSHDRWILPSFRQQKSGLFWSIFLNFMITFAAGALMFVSGFLISRSAQHPSNILIIYVPIVLTRAFGIARPVFRYAQRLVSHNWVLRVVSKTRKRLYESAASTASSIRGQLQTGEVLSLLADDLEHLQNLYLRTIFPLGSGMVLYLFLTIAIGSINWLFMLWWFVMLAVILVVVPLLSLTMNYKGVQQQKKLQQSLYTDATDAILGLQDWVLSGRQEDLVQNQGETMSKLAHVKNQSMKFGWWRDFVIQVLVLALTITTLMWATNQFSGSASTVNYIAAFTLAIFPLIDSFIAVNQGVSESSFYEDSIVRLNDLPEPTLLQETRHTTNSAVINFNQVTFKYGDKTIVDNLSFEVQPKQKIALLGRSGAGKTTLLKLLAGDIQSSLGEVTIDETPVQNLQGNMSSLVAVLDQQAYLFDTTIMNNVRMGNIHATDEQVQKSIEQAGLQPLINSLPNGYHTQMQEAGTRFSGGERQRFALARIMLQDAPIVVLDEPTVSLDPKTEYEVLSQIFSVLKDRTIIWVTHHLTGIENVDKVYFLENGKFTLSGSPAELHQTSARFKQLLLMDQY
- the cydB gene encoding cytochrome d ubiquinol oxidase subunit II, whose product is MSFLQITWFVLIAILWSGFFFLEGYDFGIGMQFVFNSRNQKDRQALYEAIGPHWDANEVWLITAGGAMFAAFPYWYASLFSGFYLLLFIVLMALIYRGVSFEFREHMPTIQGSQIWERLIAISSFIAPFFLGMIFTAMVSGMPMDAKGNLSAGFFDYVTPFTLVGGIAVTLMSYVHGLNYTRLRIIGDIRTRAMAQLKLLYPILLAGEALFAILLFFYTDFFQTKLLWTLIILAAIVLSTVIGWYLTVNKKKEVFPFILSGLTLVEVVVLIFVGLFPRLMVASNPLHSLKIINASSSPYTLKVMSFVVLTALPLTLGYQIWSFWVFRKRIVADKVVE
- the cydD gene encoding thiol reductant ABC exporter subunit CydD; its protein translation is MIDKRLFALPGIISSLVILVILTGIQAFSIIFQGVFLARAITDLWQGKSIDQTLINVLFFAFSFVMRQLLIVLKNNYMSKFADHTVENYRIQLLAKYAEIGPSIIKQSGTGNAVTILGAGLDNIKNYFQLLLIKVFDLSIIPWLILLYIAYLKWEQGLFLLLVFPVVILFFIILGLAAQSKADAEFANFKNLNNRFVDALRGLPTLKQLGLSQSYGDEIYNISEDYRKTTMRTLRIAITSTFALDFFTTLSVAIVAVFLGMDLMNARMALFPALTILILAPEYFLPLRNFADDYHATLNGKNSLTDVLEVIDTKIVGPQDELQLNKWQAESELSLNAVQFSYDSKVTLKNISLHAKGYQKIALVGESGSGKSTLLSILGGFLQPDQGTININGQEIKHLTQQQWQKQFFYMPQTPYIFHESLRDNIRFYAPSASDKAISEAVEKAGLSSLIDELPAGLNTVIGESGRQLSGGQAQRVALARMLLDSSRKVLLFDEPTAHLDIETEIDLKRTMSTILDKHLVFFATHRLHWLDQMDLVIVIREGRIVETGVPSVLLADTNSALNALRHELHKGGLK
- the pcrA gene encoding DNA helicase PcrA, with the protein product MPIETLIQGMNDKQSEAVQTTEGPLLIMAGAGSGKTRVLTHRIAHLVQDKNVYPWRILAITFTNKAAREMRERIAQLVDPEIAREIWVSTFHAMAVRILRRDGERIGLARNFTIIDTSAQRTLMKRVINDLNLDTNQYDPRTILGTVSNAKNDMLTAKAYAKQAGNVYEETVAEVYAAYQAELRRAQSVDFDDLIMSTIDLFKQAPDVLERYQNQFEYLHVDEYQDTNDAQYTIVNLLAKRSRNLAVVGDADQSIYGWRGANMNNILNFEKDYPDAHTVLLEQNYRSTQNILDAANAVINNNNERIDKSLWTENGKGDKITYYRAQTERDEANFVLANIQKSRQEKNAAYSDFAVLYRTNAQSRGIEEALVKANMPYTMVGGHKFYERKEILDIMSYMNLMTNPADNAAFERVVNEPKRGIGATSINRLRDFANRMNLSYMGAIENIELAPEITAKAASKLIQFAEMMHNLRQQTEFLTVTELAELAMTKSGYRQKLAEKNDPESQGRLENLEEFLSVTKEFDSKYNPDDPESVDPMTDFLSSTALMSDLDDFEEGDGAVTLMTLHAAKGLEFPVVFLVGMEEGIFPLSRAMMDDDQLEEERRLAYVGITRAMKKLYLTNTFSRLLYGRTQANEPSRFIDEISSELLDTQYGGISSSSNDRAFPFDKKMQRATATTYKAASPVTKITAGTTGADSMVWQPGDKVSHKKWGIGTIVSVSGSAQDQELKVAFPSEGVKQLLAAFAPIKRAE
- a CDS encoding cytochrome ubiquinol oxidase subunit I, producing the protein MVTLVGILDLARFQFAMTTIFHFFFVPMSIGLGVVVALMETMYVIKKDEVYKKMAQFWSKIFLLSFAVGVVTGIIQEFQFGMNWSEYSRYVGDIFGAPLAIEALVAFFAESSFIGLWSFTWDRFKPAIHVIFIWIVAFASSLSALWILAANSFMQNPVGYAIDNNMGRAELTSIGALLTNKQLWIEFPHVIVGTLVTGGFIVAGMSAFKLLKLKKNDPQIDFFRKSINIALFVGLIGVGGALYTGDQHAFELQSMQPMKYAAMEGVDETIDSSKRADKAQPWSLISVTNPKTHKVIARVEVPYALSILGNHSLTGGKTVGTTELNKEFEKKYGKTHDGIKDYYVPENTLFYAFRVMAMGAGLLGLVAVVALWFNRKKTDLILTQRWFLWVLGIMTFFPFVVNTAGWLVTELGRYPWVVYGLMTIADAVSPNVSTASLLISNIIYFLTFAALGGVMIWLSRRALHAGPDAEKEAELSPRDPYEDLAGSEEKA
- a CDS encoding DUF1292 domain-containing protein codes for the protein MSENNAETQKITLIDESGDEALYEVLFTFHSDEYNKDYILLVPEGIEDDEEVDIQAYIFNPDENGDATEEELVQIEDDKEWDMVEEVLNTFLEDDSNFS